From one Streptomyces sp. ICC1 genomic stretch:
- a CDS encoding APC family permease — MAQEDAGAGAGAEAEAGLKANAIGFLDALVIGLNSTSPAYSLAAVIGPIVALAGIYAPGVMLASFVPMLLIAAAFYYLNKVDQDCGTTFSWVTRAMGPWAGWLGGWAIAMTGVLVIGSLADVAVHFGLLAAGLDGWAANELIRQGLTVVVILAMTAVCVIGTEMSARLQDVLILAQVFFLLVFSVVALYRVYAGTSSLDGTRPALEWLNPFGAGGAALTGGLLLGVFIYWGWESAVNLTEEVEDSATAPGKAGIWSTVVLLVTYLSVGFAVVGYAGTEFLAQNAGEEEAVFAVLAHEVMGGWDWIVLLAVCTSALASTQTTIIPASRTALSMARRHALPPHLAHIHPRFRTPDVSTWWVAAIAIAWYLVVNQISENALLDSLTALSLLIAFYYALTGLACAVYYRRHLLESVHNFLLIGLGPVLGAVLLAWLLVESVADMSDPSNSASGVSWFGLGPPLVIGIGIAVVGVLVMCFWRVRDGRFWQERRSVADPDLVHAIKKP; from the coding sequence ATGGCCCAGGAAGATGCGGGCGCGGGCGCCGGCGCGGAAGCGGAAGCGGGGCTCAAAGCCAACGCGATCGGCTTCCTCGACGCGCTCGTCATCGGTTTGAACTCGACCTCCCCCGCCTACTCCCTGGCCGCGGTCATCGGGCCTATCGTCGCGCTCGCCGGCATCTACGCGCCGGGCGTCATGCTGGCCTCCTTCGTGCCGATGCTGCTGATCGCCGCCGCCTTCTACTACCTCAACAAGGTCGACCAGGACTGCGGGACGACGTTCTCGTGGGTCACGCGCGCCATGGGCCCCTGGGCCGGCTGGCTCGGCGGCTGGGCCATCGCGATGACCGGCGTCCTGGTCATCGGCTCGCTCGCGGACGTGGCCGTCCACTTCGGCCTGCTCGCCGCCGGCCTCGACGGCTGGGCCGCCAACGAGCTGATCCGCCAGGGCCTGACCGTGGTCGTGATCCTGGCCATGACGGCCGTCTGCGTCATCGGCACCGAGATGTCGGCCCGCCTCCAGGACGTGCTGATCCTCGCCCAGGTGTTCTTCCTGCTGGTCTTCTCCGTCGTCGCCCTCTACCGCGTCTACGCCGGCACCAGCAGCCTCGACGGGACCAGGCCCGCCCTCGAATGGCTCAACCCCTTCGGCGCGGGCGGGGCGGCCCTCACCGGCGGGCTGCTGCTCGGCGTCTTCATCTACTGGGGTTGGGAATCGGCGGTCAACCTCACCGAGGAGGTCGAGGACTCCGCCACCGCACCGGGCAAGGCCGGCATCTGGTCCACCGTCGTGCTCCTGGTGACGTACCTGTCCGTCGGCTTCGCGGTCGTCGGCTACGCCGGGACGGAGTTCCTCGCCCAGAACGCGGGCGAGGAGGAGGCCGTGTTCGCCGTCCTCGCGCACGAGGTCATGGGCGGCTGGGACTGGATCGTCCTCCTGGCCGTCTGCACCTCCGCCCTCGCCTCCACCCAGACCACGATCATCCCCGCGTCCCGCACCGCCCTGTCCATGGCCCGCCGGCACGCGCTGCCGCCGCACCTCGCGCACATCCACCCCAGGTTCCGGACCCCGGACGTGAGCACCTGGTGGGTGGCCGCCATCGCCATCGCCTGGTACCTCGTCGTCAACCAGATCAGCGAGAACGCGCTCCTGGACTCGCTGACCGCCCTCTCCCTGCTCATCGCCTTCTACTACGCGCTCACCGGCCTGGCCTGCGCCGTCTACTACCGCCGCCACCTGCTGGAGAGCGTGCACAACTTCCTGCTGATCGGTCTGGGGCCGGTCCTGGGCGCCGTTCTGCTGGCCTGGCTGCTGGTGGAGTCCGTCGCCGACATGTCGGACCCGTCGAACTCGGCGAGCGGGGTCTCCTGGTTCGGCCTCGGACCGCCGCTGGTCATCGGGATCGGCATCGCCGTCGTGGGCGTGCTGGTGATGTGCTTCTGGCGGGTCCGCGACGGCCGCTTCTGGCAGGAGCGGCGCAGTGTCGCCGACCCGGACCTCGTCCACGCGATCAAGAAGCCCTGA
- a CDS encoding universal stress protein has product MSVVLGYDESPGAERALRVALEVATAFGEPLVLVYGAAAPGSTGEEYRAHREAVREAGRSALARAVEAADEAGVPSTVEVVDEKPAQALLDAAERHQARVIIVGSWGDSPIRGALLGSTPHKLLHLSPVPVLCVPTEQGPRP; this is encoded by the coding sequence ATGTCCGTCGTCCTCGGCTACGACGAGTCGCCCGGCGCCGAGCGCGCCCTGCGGGTCGCCCTGGAGGTGGCCACCGCCTTCGGCGAGCCGCTCGTCCTCGTCTACGGGGCCGCCGCGCCGGGCTCCACGGGCGAGGAGTACCGCGCGCACCGCGAGGCCGTCCGCGAGGCCGGCCGCAGCGCGCTCGCCCGGGCCGTCGAGGCCGCCGACGAGGCGGGGGTCCCGTCCACGGTCGAGGTCGTGGACGAGAAGCCGGCCCAGGCCCTCCTCGACGCCGCCGAGCGCCACCAGGCGCGGGTGATCATCGTCGGCAGCTGGGGCGACAGCCCGATCCGCGGCGCCCTCCTCGGCTCCACCCCGCACAAGCTCCTGCACCTCTCCCCGGTCCCGGTCCTGTGCGTCCCGACCGAGCAGGGCCCGAGACCGTAG
- a CDS encoding FUSC family protein: MFVAPDPGRARLRNSSRAVIGVALAVLAAELCGLSLVASITGGLAALLALFTVTDATVRAQRITTVLLPAAGFPVLALATTLHGAPLARDAAFVAVVFAGVYARRWGARGHALGIFAFMNFFITQFLHARPGQLPELYAAVGLALLSAGAVRFVLWPIEKRTPPPAAPPAPPGTGLARPTTRQAFQATAACAVALSVGQVLSEDRWYWAVGTAWWIFVNTASRGETLVRGFRRVLGTVIGIGAGLLIAIPLHGAPAPTAALVAVCVFAIFYTAAVSYSWMMLAVTVMAGLLYGLLGVLDPGLLVLRLEETAVGAVCAALAVVLVLPVTTHATNDLWIRRALRCVRTCTAEAAARLAGSPVADPAPHAAELELCLGRVRLSLAPLVHPLSPYRGRKARARRVLALLDECAVEVRGLVSVAADPDASHDARLAAACWRVEAAVEALLPPEAEAERGSADRQTAAAGPGRPAAEPALAHLHGLERLLAQLDGPLRSPSRSPLVGA; encoded by the coding sequence ATGTTCGTGGCTCCGGATCCGGGGCGGGCAAGACTCAGGAACTCGTCCCGGGCCGTCATCGGCGTCGCCCTCGCCGTGCTGGCGGCCGAGCTCTGCGGGCTCTCGCTCGTCGCGTCGATCACCGGCGGACTGGCCGCCCTGCTGGCCCTCTTCACGGTCACCGACGCGACCGTGCGCGCCCAGCGGATCACCACCGTCCTGCTCCCGGCCGCCGGCTTCCCCGTCCTGGCCCTGGCCACCACCCTGCACGGGGCGCCGTTGGCCCGCGACGCGGCCTTCGTGGCCGTCGTGTTCGCCGGCGTCTACGCGCGGCGGTGGGGAGCACGGGGGCACGCCCTCGGCATCTTCGCCTTCATGAACTTCTTCATCACCCAGTTCCTGCACGCCCGGCCCGGGCAACTGCCCGAGCTGTACGCGGCCGTCGGACTGGCGCTGCTCTCGGCCGGAGCGGTGCGCTTCGTACTGTGGCCGATCGAGAAGCGCACCCCGCCCCCGGCCGCCCCGCCCGCGCCGCCCGGTACGGGGCTGGCCCGGCCGACCACCCGGCAGGCCTTCCAGGCCACCGCCGCCTGCGCCGTCGCGCTGTCCGTGGGCCAAGTGCTCTCCGAGGACCGCTGGTACTGGGCGGTCGGCACCGCCTGGTGGATCTTCGTCAACACCGCTTCGCGCGGCGAGACGCTGGTCCGCGGCTTCCGCCGGGTCCTCGGCACGGTGATCGGGATCGGCGCGGGCCTCCTGATCGCCATCCCGCTGCACGGGGCGCCCGCGCCCACGGCCGCCCTCGTGGCCGTGTGCGTCTTCGCGATCTTCTACACCGCCGCCGTCTCCTACAGCTGGATGATGCTGGCGGTCACCGTGATGGCGGGCCTGCTCTACGGACTGCTGGGCGTGCTCGACCCCGGCCTGCTCGTGCTGCGCCTGGAGGAGACGGCCGTCGGCGCGGTGTGCGCCGCGCTCGCCGTGGTCCTGGTCCTGCCGGTCACCACCCACGCGACGAACGACCTGTGGATCCGGCGCGCGCTGCGCTGCGTGCGCACCTGCACGGCCGAGGCCGCCGCGCGGCTCGCCGGCTCACCCGTCGCCGACCCCGCCCCGCACGCCGCGGAGCTGGAGCTCTGCCTGGGCCGCGTCAGGCTCTCGCTGGCCCCGCTGGTCCATCCGCTCAGCCCCTACCGCGGGCGCAAGGCCAGGGCCCGCCGCGTGCTGGCGCTGCTCGACGAATGCGCCGTCGAGGTGCGCGGGCTCGTCTCGGTGGCCGCGGACCCGGACGCCAGCCACGACGCCCGGCTCGCGGCGGCCTGCTGGCGGGTCGAGGCGGCCGTCGAGGCGCTGCTCCCGCCGGAAGCGGAAGCCGAACGCGGTTCGGCGGACCGGCAGACGGCCGCGGCGGGCCCCGGGCGGCCCGCGGCCGAGCCCGCGCTGGCGCATCTGCACGGCCTGGAGCGGCTCCTGGCCCAGCTCGACGGACCCCTGCGCAGCCCCTCGCGCTCCCCGCTGGTCGGCGCCTGA
- a CDS encoding nitric oxide synthase oxygenase, translating to MEILQQRSTTAQVWEAAEEFIRLFHRENPDAGDPRERLAAVRAELADTGTYRHTPEELVHGARVAWRNSNRCIGRLYWNSLRVRDRRGLTDAGEIADECFEHLREATNGGRVRPTITVFAPDAPDRPGPVIWSEQLVRYAGYGDHPSITVGDARNAPLTSALLELGWSRGAGTPFDLLPLVVQGVDDKPRWFDVPADAVLEVPIEHPDGTDGGDGWTDWGLRWHAVPAISNMCLEIGGIHYPAAPFNGWYMGTEIGARNLADTDRYNLLPAVARRMGLDTASDRSLWKDRALVELNRAVLHSFDRAKVTIADHHTESRRFLTHVEKEERKGRDVGADWSWIVPPISGSATPVFHRTFEDNPSATAYVHHPGAQERAQGRDLV from the coding sequence ATGGAAATACTTCAACAGCGCTCCACCACCGCTCAGGTGTGGGAAGCGGCCGAGGAGTTCATCCGCCTGTTCCACCGGGAGAATCCGGACGCGGGTGATCCGCGCGAGCGGCTCGCCGCCGTGCGGGCCGAGCTGGCCGACACGGGCACGTACCGGCACACTCCCGAGGAGCTGGTGCACGGCGCCCGAGTGGCCTGGCGCAACAGCAACCGCTGCATAGGCAGGCTGTACTGGAACTCGCTGAGGGTCCGCGACCGCCGCGGGCTCACCGACGCGGGGGAGATCGCCGACGAGTGCTTCGAGCACCTGCGGGAGGCCACCAACGGCGGCCGGGTCCGGCCCACCATCACGGTCTTCGCCCCCGACGCCCCGGACCGTCCCGGACCGGTGATCTGGAGCGAGCAGCTGGTCCGCTACGCGGGCTACGGGGACCACCCCTCCATAACCGTCGGCGACGCCCGCAACGCCCCGCTCACCAGCGCGCTCCTCGAGCTGGGCTGGTCCCGCGGCGCCGGCACCCCCTTCGACCTCCTCCCGCTGGTCGTCCAGGGGGTCGACGACAAACCCCGATGGTTCGACGTCCCGGCGGACGCCGTACTGGAGGTGCCCATCGAGCACCCCGACGGGACGGACGGCGGGGACGGCTGGACGGACTGGGGCCTGCGCTGGCACGCGGTACCCGCGATCTCCAACATGTGCCTGGAGATCGGCGGCATCCACTATCCGGCTGCCCCCTTCAACGGCTGGTACATGGGCACCGAGATCGGCGCCCGCAACCTCGCCGACACCGACCGCTACAACCTCCTGCCGGCCGTCGCCCGGCGCATGGGCCTCGACACCGCCAGCGACCGCTCGCTCTGGAAGGACCGCGCGCTCGTCGAGCTCAACCGCGCGGTGCTGCACTCCTTCGACCGGGCCAAGGTCACCATCGCCGACCACCACACCGAGTCCAGGCGGTTCCTGACCCACGTGGAGAAGGAGGAGCGCAAGGGGCGCGACGTGGGCGCGGACTGGTCCTGGATCGTGCCGCCGATCTCCGGTTCGGCCACCCCGGTGTTCCACCGCACGTTCGAGGACAACCCGAGCGCGACGGCGTACGTTCACCATCCCGGCGCGCAGGAACGGGCCCAGGGACGGGACTTGGTCTAG
- a CDS encoding lactonase family protein produces MGDANSGGGGTDRTPPGGGHRAWIGSFTSGGGRGVTTAAVDPATGALTPLSATDAVADPSYLAHDPGAGVLYAVSETERGAVGAFRTTDGGLTALGAAVRVGGAGPTHLSVAGRRLLTANYTSGSVSSLPLAADGSVHGPASVLAHHGSGPDTGRQRGPHAHQVLPDPTGRWVLSVDLGTDSVRVCALDPATGALRVHAETALRAGTGPRHLAFHPLGAVVYVLHELDPQLTVCRWNAESGELQPVAEVPVASTGAPGAGAAYPSAVVASPDGRFVWAAVRGADTIATLSLAGGAEKPELTGTVPCGGSWPRDLAADPSGRRLYAANERSGDVTWFDVDQLTGQPRRAGSVAVPAATCVVFG; encoded by the coding sequence GTGGGCGACGCGAACAGTGGTGGGGGCGGCACGGACCGCACGCCCCCCGGCGGCGGACACCGGGCCTGGATCGGCTCGTTCACCTCGGGGGGCGGCCGCGGTGTCACCACCGCGGCCGTGGATCCGGCCACCGGAGCGCTGACCCCGCTCTCGGCCACGGACGCCGTCGCGGACCCCTCGTACCTCGCCCACGACCCGGGCGCCGGCGTGCTCTACGCCGTGAGCGAGACCGAACGCGGCGCGGTGGGAGCCTTCCGGACCACCGACGGGGGACTGACCGCCCTCGGCGCCGCCGTCCGCGTCGGCGGCGCCGGCCCCACCCACCTCAGCGTGGCCGGGCGCCGGCTGCTGACCGCCAACTACACCTCCGGCAGCGTCAGTAGCCTCCCGCTCGCCGCCGACGGCTCCGTCCACGGGCCGGCCTCCGTACTGGCCCACCACGGCTCGGGCCCCGACACCGGCCGGCAACGGGGCCCGCACGCCCACCAGGTGCTGCCCGACCCCACCGGCCGCTGGGTGCTCAGCGTCGACCTCGGCACCGACTCGGTACGGGTCTGCGCGCTCGACCCGGCCACCGGGGCGCTGCGCGTGCACGCCGAGACCGCCCTGCGCGCCGGGACCGGCCCCCGGCACCTCGCCTTCCACCCACTGGGCGCGGTGGTCTACGTACTGCACGAGCTGGATCCGCAGCTGACCGTCTGCCGCTGGAACGCGGAGTCCGGCGAGCTCCAACCGGTCGCCGAGGTTCCGGTCGCCTCCACGGGCGCTCCAGGGGCCGGAGCGGCCTACCCCTCGGCGGTCGTGGCCTCGCCCGACGGCCGTTTCGTGTGGGCCGCCGTCCGCGGCGCCGACACCATCGCCACCCTCTCCCTCGCCGGCGGCGCCGAGAAGCCGGAGCTCACGGGCACCGTGCCGTGCGGGGGCAGCTGGCCGCGCGACCTCGCCGCCGACCCGTCGGGGCGCAGGCTCTACGCGGCCAACGAGCGCTCCGGGGACGTCACCTGGTTCGACGTGGACCAGCTGACCGGGCAGCCGCGCCGGGCCGGCTCGGTGGCTGTCCCCGCCGCCACCTGCGTGGTCTTCGGCTGA
- a CDS encoding uracil-DNA glycosylase produces the protein MASRPLNEIVEPGWARALEPVATQIAAMGDFLRAEIAAGRTYVPAGANVLRAFQQPFDEVKVLIVGQDPYPTPGHAIGLSFSVAPEVSPWPPSLDNIFRELHADLGTGRPRSGDLTPWTRQGVLLLNRSLTTAPRKPNAHRGKGWEAVTEQAIRALAARGKPLVSVLWGREARNLRPLLGELPAVESVHPSPMSADNGFFGSRPFSRTNDLLVRQGAQPVDWRLPAAG, from the coding sequence GTGGCATCACGACCGTTGAACGAGATCGTCGAGCCGGGCTGGGCCCGCGCTCTGGAGCCGGTGGCGACGCAGATCGCCGCCATGGGCGACTTCCTGCGCGCGGAGATCGCGGCGGGCCGGACCTACGTCCCGGCCGGAGCGAACGTCCTGCGTGCGTTCCAGCAGCCCTTCGACGAGGTGAAGGTGCTGATCGTCGGGCAGGACCCGTACCCGACACCGGGGCACGCGATCGGCCTCTCCTTCTCGGTGGCGCCCGAAGTGAGCCCGTGGCCACCGAGCCTGGACAACATCTTCCGCGAGCTGCACGCCGACCTCGGGACGGGCCGGCCCCGGAGCGGGGATCTGACCCCGTGGACCCGGCAGGGCGTCCTGCTGCTCAACCGCTCGCTCACCACGGCCCCGCGCAAGCCCAACGCCCACCGCGGCAAGGGCTGGGAGGCCGTGACCGAGCAGGCCATCCGCGCGCTCGCGGCGCGCGGGAAGCCCTTGGTGTCGGTGTTGTGGGGGCGCGAGGCCCGCAATCTGCGGCCGCTGCTGGGCGAGCTGCCGGCCGTGGAGTCGGTGCACCCCTCCCCCATGTCCGCGGACAACGGGTTCTTCGGCTCCAGGCCGTTCAGCAGGACCAACGACCTGCTGGTCCGCCAGGGCGCGCAGCCCGTGGACTGGCGGCTGCCCGCCGCCGGTTGA